The following coding sequences lie in one Silene latifolia isolate original U9 population chromosome 5, ASM4854445v1, whole genome shotgun sequence genomic window:
- the LOC141656789 gene encoding jasmonate-induced protein homolog: MATMQEQNVTVCEKTVKQPQNGTQATMNNQTHFAMTLARSHNWSGAPLGTFPATIFPNSSSIFTHLKGNFFGSKAAVVYNGKNASGTDCSWVLAWHAPADNTAQIPNRVYVVCGPKQVIANLTFDQIQEKLDTSLTFDTSTDAATKTRADGNISDAVPEIATLIADFKLIP; the protein is encoded by the exons ATGGCTACGATGCAAGAACAAAATGTCACGGTTTGCGAGAAGACAGTCAAGCAACCACAAAATGGTACCCAAGCCACCATGAATAACCAGACCCATTTTGCTATGACCTTAGCTAGATCTCATAACTGGTCAGGCGCTCCGCTTGGCACTTTTCCGGCCACAATTTTTCCCAATAGCAGTTCCATATTTACCCACTTGAAGGGAAACTTTTTTGGTTCCAAAGCCGCAGTGGTGTATAATGGGAAAAATGCATCGGGCACGGACTGTTCTTGGGTTTTGGCATGGCATGCACCTGCAGATAACACAGCCCAGATTCCTAACAGG GTATATGTTGTATGTGGTCCAAAGCAAGTCATTGCCAATCTGACCTTTGATCAAATTCAAGAAAAGTTGGACACTTCGTTAACTTTTGATACTTCCACCGATGCGGCTACCAAGACACGTGCTGACGGCAACATCAGTGACGCAGTCCCAGAGATTGCTACTCTTATCGCGGACTTTAAACTTATCCCATAA